The following proteins come from a genomic window of Paenibacillus swuensis:
- a CDS encoding phytanoyl-CoA dioxygenase family protein, with protein sequence MTLHGLSEEQLTTWNREGYLVFESFLSDQEIDLYNHQLDETFERFNQFGGTNPEHGQLQNVQQVCNIIEHHEGFLELMENPRMMSVMRDVLGDSFVMIDNDGLLKPPQKEAHTNWHRDTGIQMIVDEKPVPFMVKVFYFLSDVDYDGGCLAFLPRSIHMRNDELPKVTKQEDMPGHVRMNVKKGTAVVFQGHLYHSALNNYTDHTRRSVIYNYAPSVVRTWPGYEPSETLKVKAHTNLRKMLLGMSPWVSDSKAFETTGILT encoded by the coding sequence ATGACTTTACATGGATTAAGCGAAGAGCAACTTACAACGTGGAATCGCGAAGGATACCTAGTTTTTGAATCGTTTCTATCAGACCAGGAAATTGACCTTTATAACCATCAACTTGATGAAACCTTCGAACGATTTAACCAGTTCGGCGGTACGAATCCTGAGCATGGCCAGTTACAGAACGTTCAGCAGGTATGTAATATTATTGAACATCATGAGGGGTTCCTGGAGCTTATGGAAAACCCGCGAATGATGTCGGTCATGCGAGACGTGTTGGGGGATTCCTTCGTAATGATTGATAATGACGGTCTCCTTAAACCGCCGCAGAAGGAAGCCCATACGAATTGGCACCGGGATACCGGAATACAGATGATTGTCGATGAGAAGCCTGTTCCTTTCATGGTAAAAGTGTTTTATTTCCTTTCTGACGTAGATTATGACGGCGGTTGTCTCGCCTTCCTTCCCCGCAGCATTCATATGCGTAATGATGAATTGCCTAAAGTAACCAAGCAGGAAGATATGCCTGGCCATGTCCGCATGAATGTGAAGAAGGGAACGGCCGTTGTTTTCCAAGGACATCTGTATCATTCGGCGTTGAACAATTATACGGATCATACCCGCCGTTCGGTAATATACAATTATGCGCCTTCTGTCGTGCGTACCTGGCCGGGATATGAGCCTTCTGAAACCTTGAAGGTGAAGGCTCATACGAATTTGCGCAAGATGCTGCTGGGGATGTCCCCTTGGGTAAGCGATTCTAAAGCATTCGAGACAACGGGTATTTTAACTTAA
- a CDS encoding AraC family transcriptional regulator, producing MQSRQHTEHVQSPSKFARANLYYTLIGGFMQAAPTFYFEREHYPAFEAIYVTSGKGSFRYQEEWFTLEAGDTLLYDMRQPHVYKADPDEPYEMMFVVFSGQELDRLWHAWFEKPCFVLRGTTGMEEDYKHTLEDILDLMALHEPGLEPYLSMKLYQMLTEVFLKSRSHALGPHVLKPATLEHGRQYLEQHFSAEADIHKAAKVAGLSYYHFIRQFKRYYGNSPKEYVLGLRIDQAKHLLLHTDMPVTEMVEAVGFGSYNAFLSAFLSREECSPSVFRKTWQRNQQDRYT from the coding sequence ATGCAATCACGACAACACACGGAACATGTTCAATCTCCAAGCAAATTCGCACGCGCTAATCTGTACTATACGCTCATTGGCGGGTTTATGCAGGCTGCGCCTACATTCTATTTTGAACGTGAACATTATCCGGCCTTTGAAGCTATTTATGTAACCTCAGGCAAAGGCTCGTTTCGGTATCAGGAAGAGTGGTTCACATTAGAAGCGGGTGACACTTTGCTCTATGATATGCGGCAACCTCATGTTTACAAGGCTGATCCAGACGAACCTTATGAAATGATGTTTGTCGTGTTCTCTGGTCAGGAATTAGACCGACTATGGCATGCTTGGTTCGAGAAACCTTGTTTCGTATTGCGGGGTACAACGGGTATGGAAGAAGATTATAAGCACACCCTTGAGGACATTCTTGATCTCATGGCTCTCCATGAACCCGGCCTGGAACCCTACCTTTCAATGAAACTCTATCAGATGTTAACAGAGGTGTTCTTGAAGAGCCGATCACATGCGCTGGGTCCCCATGTATTGAAACCTGCAACTCTCGAACATGGACGGCAATACTTAGAGCAACATTTCTCTGCAGAAGCAGATATTCACAAGGCCGCAAAGGTCGCCGGGCTTAGCTACTACCATTTTATTCGGCAATTTAAACGCTATTACGGAAATTCTCCGAAGGAGTATGTACTAGGTTTACGGATTGACCAGGCCAAACATCTGTTACTGCATACCGATATGCCCGTTACGGAGATGGTTGAGGCCGTAGGCTTCGGCAGTTATAATGCTTTCTTGTCCGCCTTTCTCAGCAGAGAAGAATGCTCGCCCAGCGTATTTCGAAAAACATGGCAAAGAAACCAGCAAGATAGATATACATAG
- a CDS encoding protein-glutamine gamma-glutamyltransferase, with product MSFESSLRANILEAARDMNTGGTRFANFRNSRCNDKYWHLTNQGGFLLKKGVTPAAGIKDIFVHGPKYAFECAVAVVILMYKAVLDTIGEESFNTLFPDLELYSWNNDRDLGLTNRVIDSGYALPGDILYFKNPDVNRDKLEWQGENVIKMGNDLYYGHGLGIKNAAGMIKALNRQRHADADESAYLEDQITYPNYAYLAQYAPAEMRNHQELSLRAGSRREPLLYAQINDLLYFI from the coding sequence ATGTCATTTGAATCGTCCTTGAGAGCGAATATTCTGGAAGCCGCGAGGGATATGAATACGGGGGGCACCCGATTCGCTAATTTTCGAAACTCCCGATGCAACGACAAATACTGGCATTTGACCAATCAGGGCGGGTTTCTGTTGAAAAAAGGAGTGACACCGGCCGCCGGCATCAAAGATATATTTGTGCATGGTCCTAAGTATGCGTTTGAATGCGCGGTCGCTGTTGTCATTTTGATGTATAAGGCGGTGCTGGATACGATTGGAGAAGAATCATTCAACACGTTATTTCCGGATCTCGAATTATACAGCTGGAACAACGACCGTGATTTGGGACTTACCAACCGGGTCATAGACAGTGGGTATGCTTTACCGGGGGACATTCTTTATTTCAAAAATCCCGATGTCAACCGTGATAAGCTGGAATGGCAAGGGGAAAATGTCATTAAGATGGGCAATGACCTGTATTACGGACATGGCCTTGGCATCAAGAATGCGGCGGGAATGATTAAAGCTTTGAACCGGCAAAGACACGCCGACGCTGATGAATCCGCCTACCTGGAAGACCAGATTACGTACCCCAATTATGCATATTTAGCACAATACGCACCTGCGGAGATGCGTAACCATCAGGAATTAAGCCTGAGGGCCGGCTCCCGTAGAGAACCGTTACTCTATGCGCAAATAAACGATTTGTTATATTTTATATAG
- a CDS encoding carbohydrate ABC transporter permease, with translation MWIRIAGWGLLAVFAVIILGPLLLVLSTSFKTTPQFITDPLGIPPSLSFHNYITIFQGQQMWRYISNSAIVTGSSVFIELVISGMIAYGITRLGRLTSTVVFGFFALGMMIPSQVNIIPIYLLVNRLGWNNSLSGLTAVTVAMLIPLSVFMLTGFMRTLPKEMMEAASIDGAGEWRLLTQIAVPLCAPFFAATAAFLFVIVWNDLLFPMLLVNGSDKLTLPLAMLRFRGEYVTDYPMLLTGVTIATIPMVIMFVFLQRYFISGTLAGAVKG, from the coding sequence ATGTGGATTCGAATCGCCGGCTGGGGTTTACTGGCTGTATTCGCGGTTATCATACTTGGTCCTCTACTGTTGGTGTTATCCACATCGTTCAAAACCACACCACAGTTCATTACAGACCCGCTCGGGATTCCGCCGTCTCTGTCCTTTCATAACTATATAACGATTTTTCAAGGGCAGCAGATGTGGCGATATATCAGTAACAGTGCTATTGTCACCGGAAGTTCTGTCTTTATAGAACTTGTCATTTCCGGAATGATCGCCTACGGCATCACCAGGTTAGGGCGCTTAACAAGTACCGTCGTATTCGGATTTTTTGCCTTAGGCATGATGATTCCTTCTCAGGTGAATATTATTCCGATTTATTTACTTGTTAACCGGCTGGGGTGGAATAACAGCTTATCCGGCTTGACCGCGGTTACAGTCGCTATGCTTATTCCATTGTCCGTGTTTATGTTAACGGGATTTATGCGAACTCTTCCAAAAGAGATGATGGAAGCGGCATCCATCGACGGTGCGGGCGAGTGGAGGTTGTTAACACAGATTGCTGTTCCGCTGTGCGCGCCATTCTTTGCTGCGACGGCTGCTTTCTTGTTCGTCATCGTATGGAATGATTTATTGTTTCCTATGTTGCTTGTGAACGGCAGTGACAAATTAACTTTACCGCTGGCTATGTTGCGGTTTCGGGGAGAGTATGTCACGGATTATCCGATGTTATTAACGGGAGTCACGATCGCAACTATCCCCATGGTTATTATGTTTGTGTTTCTTCAACGTTACTTCATCTCAGGTACGTTGGCAGGAGCGGTCAAAGGTTAG
- a CDS encoding bifunctional transcriptional activator/DNA repair enzyme AdaA, with translation MKEGWADSLRIEEWQAIVECDKQFDGIFYYGVKTTRIFCKPSCPSREPKRTNVFIFNEPSEAIHEGFRPCKRCQPADAHGRSREDEIIEETLSYIESRYHENLCLTSLAELMFINQYHLHRMFKKKMNVTLGEYVTDFRLTKAKQLLLSTELTITEIGLRTGFSSPSHFSYTFRKNTQVSPKAYRNRT, from the coding sequence GTGAAGGAAGGGTGGGCTGATTCATTGAGAATAGAGGAATGGCAAGCCATCGTGGAGTGTGACAAACAATTTGACGGCATCTTTTATTACGGTGTGAAGACGACACGAATTTTTTGCAAACCTTCCTGTCCATCCCGTGAGCCTAAACGAACGAATGTATTCATCTTCAACGAACCTTCTGAAGCGATCCATGAAGGATTTAGGCCCTGTAAAAGGTGTCAGCCCGCGGATGCCCATGGTAGGTCAAGAGAAGATGAGATTATAGAAGAAACATTATCCTATATTGAATCTCGTTATCATGAGAACTTATGCTTGACCTCCTTGGCCGAGTTGATGTTTATTAATCAGTATCATTTGCATCGTATGTTTAAGAAGAAGATGAATGTTACCCTTGGTGAGTATGTAACAGACTTCCGCTTAACTAAGGCGAAGCAATTGCTCTTGAGCACCGAGTTAACGATAACGGAAATCGGTTTACGCACAGGATTTAGTTCACCTTCGCACTTCTCCTACACTTTTCGCAAAAATACACAGGTATCACCCAAAGCATACCGCAATCGGACATGA
- a CDS encoding YebC/PmpR family DNA-binding transcriptional regulator, whose translation MGRKWNNIKEKKASKDKNTSRVYAKFGIEIYVAAKKGEPNPESNQALKVVLERAKTYNVPKAIIDRALDKAKGSSDQNYVELRYEGFGPSGSMVIVDALTDNVNRTAPDVRSAFNKSGGNMGVSGSVNYMFDETAVIGLEGKSADNVMEILLEADVDVRDILEEDEAVIVYAEPDQFHAVQDALKTAGVEEFTIAEITMLAQNFVTIPEDAQAQFDKLIDALEDLEDVQQVYHNVEFDDED comes from the coding sequence ATGGGTCGCAAGTGGAACAACATTAAGGAAAAGAAAGCTTCGAAAGATAAGAATACTAGCCGGGTTTATGCCAAGTTCGGTATTGAGATTTATGTCGCAGCTAAGAAGGGCGAGCCGAATCCGGAATCAAACCAAGCATTAAAAGTTGTGCTGGAGCGCGCCAAAACGTACAATGTGCCGAAAGCGATCATTGATCGCGCCCTGGATAAAGCGAAGGGAAGCTCCGATCAGAACTACGTTGAGTTACGTTACGAAGGCTTTGGACCGAGCGGTTCCATGGTCATAGTGGACGCGTTAACGGATAATGTAAACCGCACGGCGCCCGATGTGCGTTCCGCCTTCAATAAGAGCGGCGGCAACATGGGCGTTAGCGGCTCGGTAAATTATATGTTTGATGAAACAGCCGTTATCGGACTGGAAGGGAAATCGGCGGACAACGTGATGGAAATTCTGTTGGAAGCGGATGTAGACGTGCGTGACATCCTTGAAGAAGATGAGGCTGTTATCGTATACGCCGAGCCGGATCAGTTCCATGCGGTTCAAGATGCCTTGAAGACGGCGGGAGTGGAGGAGTTTACCATTGCCGAGATTACGATGTTGGCTCAGAACTTCGTGACGATTCCAGAGGACGCTCAGGCTCAATTCGATAAGCTGATTGACGCGCTGGAAGATCTGGAAGATGTGCAACAGGTATATCACAATGTGGAGTTTGACGACGAAGACTAG
- a CDS encoding mandelate racemase/muconate lactonizing enzyme family protein — translation MKITDVEVVYLKLPEIDPQRCDGTQDTLMVRVHTDEGISGIGEIDSSPMVAKAIIEAPASHLIANGLRDLIVGMDPFEIEKIWERMFRGTLYFGRTGPAIHAMSGIDIALWDIIGKVTGRPVAQMLGGIYREKIKAYASLVMSETIQEAAKLAEKYMGYGYKAIKFGWGPLGRDERFDIEAVKTIRSVIGPHVDLMIDIGHVWDAQHAIRMAKKFEEYGVYWLEEPLPPDDLTGYAQLADAVDIYIAAGEQESGRRAYDRLLREARLDILQPDLGRCGGLTEGKKIATMAYDHNKKVVPHAFKTGILVAASTHYVASMPNGYLLEYTVSESPLARHLVANPIVFQDGYVTLPDRPGLGIDIDDKVEAKFRS, via the coding sequence ATGAAGATTACGGACGTTGAAGTCGTGTATTTAAAATTACCTGAGATTGATCCACAGCGTTGTGACGGCACACAAGACACATTAATGGTTCGAGTACATACGGATGAAGGCATATCAGGAATCGGAGAAATTGACTCTTCACCTATGGTGGCTAAAGCTATTATTGAAGCCCCCGCTTCGCATCTGATTGCTAACGGACTGCGAGATCTGATTGTGGGAATGGACCCGTTCGAAATCGAGAAGATTTGGGAACGGATGTTTAGGGGAACGCTGTATTTCGGACGCACAGGACCTGCTATACACGCCATGAGCGGGATTGATATTGCGCTATGGGACATCATTGGAAAGGTTACTGGCAGACCCGTTGCTCAAATGCTTGGAGGCATTTACCGGGAGAAAATTAAAGCTTATGCGAGCCTGGTTATGTCCGAAACCATTCAAGAGGCTGCTAAACTTGCCGAGAAGTATATGGGCTATGGCTACAAAGCCATCAAATTCGGTTGGGGACCGCTTGGCAGGGATGAGCGATTCGATATCGAGGCGGTCAAGACGATCCGATCTGTAATCGGTCCTCATGTGGATCTCATGATCGACATAGGACATGTTTGGGACGCTCAACATGCCATCCGTATGGCGAAGAAATTTGAAGAGTATGGAGTCTATTGGCTCGAAGAACCTTTACCTCCGGATGATCTTACCGGTTACGCGCAGCTGGCGGATGCGGTTGATATTTATATCGCCGCAGGAGAGCAGGAGAGTGGGAGAAGGGCATATGACCGACTCCTTCGTGAAGCGCGGCTTGATATTCTGCAACCCGATCTAGGACGATGCGGCGGATTAACAGAAGGGAAGAAAATTGCAACGATGGCGTATGACCATAACAAGAAGGTTGTACCGCACGCGTTTAAGACGGGAATCCTCGTAGCGGCTAGTACACATTATGTTGCCAGCATGCCGAACGGCTATTTGCTTGAGTACACTGTATCCGAGTCTCCGCTGGCCCGACATCTGGTTGCCAACCCGATCGTCTTTCAAGATGGTTATGTAACTTTGCCGGATCGGCCGGGACTGGGTATTGACATTGATGACAAGGTGGAAGCCAAGTTTCGATCATGA
- a CDS encoding GNAT family N-acetyltransferase translates to MEIRIDDLTGPEVAQLLSEHLHSMTLHSPPESIHALDLEKLRRPEITFWSVWERDELIGCGALKELDPRHGELKSMKTSTSHLKKGIASKLLEHIIDQAKQRGYTRLSLETGSMEAFDPARRLYARFGFEECGPFADYTEDPYSVFMTKEI, encoded by the coding sequence TTGGAGATTAGAATTGATGATTTGACAGGTCCGGAAGTGGCTCAGTTATTAAGTGAACACCTACATAGTATGACATTGCACTCACCTCCGGAAAGCATACATGCCCTGGACCTCGAGAAGCTGAGACGACCGGAAATCACGTTCTGGAGTGTATGGGAACGGGATGAACTCATCGGCTGCGGGGCGCTTAAGGAATTGGATCCTCGGCATGGCGAATTGAAATCGATGAAAACCTCCACATCACATTTGAAAAAAGGGATAGCCTCGAAACTCCTCGAACACATCATAGATCAAGCTAAACAACGCGGATATACTCGGCTTAGTTTGGAAACGGGTTCCATGGAAGCTTTCGATCCCGCCAGAAGATTATATGCTAGATTCGGGTTTGAAGAATGCGGACCGTTTGCAGACTATACTGAGGACCCTTACAGTGTTTTTATGACCAAAGAAATCTGA
- a CDS encoding GntR family transcriptional regulator, producing MPSHRFNTHKPVSLRHVIADDIRQAIIEGRLKSGERLVELELSKQMGVSRGPIREALRVLEQEGLIHSHPYKETVVAEFSAEEVVHVLIPIRLTVELYALRKAIPLMNETDFNHMQTYIDEMRASGKAGNIPKLVDYDLAFHEYIVRKPDLTNITNMWSNIYNRIRLHFLMQDHLYEDISTTWKQHQVLLDAIRTMDIELSCAELNKHIYDSNIALLKQE from the coding sequence ATGCCAAGCCATCGCTTTAATACCCATAAGCCTGTATCCCTGCGGCATGTAATTGCGGATGATATACGGCAAGCCATTATCGAAGGACGTTTGAAATCCGGGGAACGACTGGTGGAACTAGAGCTTTCCAAGCAGATGGGTGTTAGCAGAGGTCCGATACGCGAGGCGTTGCGTGTGTTGGAACAAGAGGGGCTGATTCATTCTCATCCCTATAAAGAAACAGTTGTAGCGGAATTTTCAGCCGAGGAAGTCGTTCACGTCTTGATTCCTATTAGACTTACTGTAGAATTATATGCCTTGCGCAAGGCAATACCGCTAATGAACGAAACGGACTTCAACCACATGCAAACTTATATCGACGAGATGCGGGCAAGCGGAAAAGCGGGGAATATTCCTAAGCTGGTGGATTATGATTTAGCGTTTCATGAATATATCGTAAGAAAACCGGACCTCACCAACATTACTAACATGTGGTCTAATATCTACAATCGGATCCGCCTGCACTTTCTTATGCAGGATCATCTCTATGAAGACATTTCAACTACCTGGAAACAACATCAAGTCTTGCTGGATGCTATACGCACTATGGATATTGAACTGTCCTGCGCTGAACTGAACAAGCACATTTATGATTCCAACATTGCTTTGTTGAAACAAGAATAA
- a CDS encoding flavin reductase family protein, with translation MKHVEIQPNILYFGTPVVLISTMNEDGSANLAPMSSAWWLNQSCMLGLSRKSQTVENLQRNKECVLNLPSVELVRAVDRLALYTGKNPVPESKAKRGYTYLGDKFETAGVSEQPSHLVGPPRVMECPVQLEATMVQIHDFEQPSSLVSIEVKILKVHIDEELLLYKDQHYIDPDKWKPLIMNFCEFYGLNGRVHSSRLAPLFTPLVKHN, from the coding sequence ATGAAACATGTTGAAATTCAGCCGAATATCTTGTATTTCGGAACACCTGTCGTATTGATCAGTACGATGAACGAAGACGGCTCCGCGAACTTGGCACCCATGTCTTCCGCTTGGTGGCTAAACCAATCGTGCATGCTTGGTTTAAGCCGGAAGTCCCAAACCGTAGAGAATTTGCAAAGGAACAAGGAGTGCGTGCTCAATCTTCCATCTGTGGAACTTGTCCGGGCTGTAGATCGGCTTGCTCTCTATACAGGCAAAAATCCAGTTCCTGAAAGCAAAGCTAAACGAGGCTATACCTATCTAGGGGATAAATTTGAAACCGCAGGGGTATCTGAGCAACCGTCGCACCTTGTTGGACCCCCCCGTGTGATGGAATGTCCTGTACAATTGGAAGCAACTATGGTTCAAATACACGATTTCGAGCAACCAAGCAGTCTTGTATCTATTGAGGTGAAAATCTTAAAGGTACATATTGATGAGGAGCTACTGTTGTATAAAGATCAACATTATATTGATCCGGATAAGTGGAAACCCTTGATCATGAATTTCTGTGAATTCTACGGGCTTAACGGCAGGGTTCACTCTTCCAGATTAGCACCATTATTCACCCCCCTTGTTAAACACAATTAA
- the nhaC gene encoding Na+/H+ antiporter NhaC yields MNETSSEEPGFRQSLIILGCLVGWLIYSIFVMKSEPHIPLLTATVITALLLKWFGVRWNRIEHGMIEGIRNALQPILILCLIGILIGTWMMSGTVPTLLYVGMEWLDARYFAFSALGITVLVSLFTGSSFTTISTVGVALMGIGTAIGADPYVAAGAIVSGACFGDKMSPLSDTTNFAPAVAGTDLYTHIRNMMYTSGPAMIITVFIFLWSGTKEDMPMEQLKSVQTSLSQNFHLHWLTLTPLLVVLMGSMRRYPILPTLTAGIASGLVVTAVTQGNSNPSVWFQVMQQGYKADFTNEIVASIVNRGGLQSMMWSVSLILIALALGGILQHGGVITALFRRWVRPIQSNGAMVWAAGTSSIGVNLLTGEQYLSILLPGQMFREEFKHRLIPAKTLSRTLEDCGTLVNALVPWGVSGAFFANALHVPVTAYMPYAFFLWLSPILTFMYATLPYLREKTLYEHKMKM; encoded by the coding sequence ATGAATGAAACTTCTTCCGAGGAACCCGGCTTTAGACAGAGTTTAATTATTTTAGGTTGTCTTGTGGGCTGGCTCATTTACTCCATATTCGTTATGAAATCGGAGCCGCATATACCTTTGTTAACTGCAACTGTTATAACGGCGCTGCTGCTTAAATGGTTTGGAGTCCGTTGGAACCGAATTGAACATGGAATGATCGAGGGCATACGCAATGCTCTGCAACCCATTCTCATCTTGTGCTTAATTGGTATTCTAATCGGTACATGGATGATGAGCGGAACTGTGCCAACCCTGTTATATGTAGGAATGGAGTGGCTTGATGCTCGTTATTTTGCTTTCAGCGCTTTGGGTATAACGGTTCTGGTATCCTTATTTACAGGCAGCTCATTTACAACGATCTCCACTGTCGGTGTCGCGCTTATGGGCATTGGAACAGCGATCGGGGCGGATCCATATGTAGCTGCCGGAGCGATTGTAAGCGGGGCTTGCTTCGGTGACAAAATGTCGCCTTTGTCGGATACGACGAATTTCGCGCCTGCCGTCGCAGGCACGGACTTATACACACATATTCGCAATATGATGTATACATCAGGTCCTGCTATGATCATTACGGTGTTTATTTTCTTATGGTCGGGCACAAAGGAAGATATGCCGATGGAACAATTGAAGTCGGTTCAAACTTCTTTATCTCAAAACTTTCATCTTCACTGGTTAACGTTGACCCCGCTTCTGGTTGTCTTGATGGGTTCGATGCGACGCTATCCGATCCTGCCAACACTGACCGCCGGCATTGCCTCCGGGTTAGTCGTAACCGCTGTGACCCAGGGAAACAGCAATCCTTCGGTTTGGTTTCAAGTGATGCAACAGGGATATAAAGCGGATTTCACGAATGAAATCGTGGCGTCGATTGTCAATCGCGGCGGGTTGCAGTCCATGATGTGGTCGGTTTCACTAATCTTGATCGCATTAGCTTTAGGCGGGATTCTTCAGCACGGCGGGGTGATTACGGCTTTATTCCGCAGATGGGTGCGTCCGATTCAGTCGAACGGAGCGATGGTCTGGGCGGCGGGCACTTCATCGATAGGTGTTAATTTGTTAACCGGGGAACAATACTTGTCCATTCTCTTGCCGGGACAAATGTTTCGGGAAGAATTCAAGCACCGTTTGATACCTGCCAAAACATTATCCCGAACATTAGAAGACTGCGGTACTCTGGTCAATGCTCTGGTTCCCTGGGGAGTCAGCGGTGCATTCTTTGCGAATGCACTTCATGTGCCCGTCACCGCCTACATGCCATATGCGTTCTTTCTGTGGCTTTCGCCCATTCTCACATTTATGTATGCAACGTTACCTTATCTCCGGGAAAAGACGCTATACGAACATAAAATGAAGATGTGA
- a CDS encoding aldo/keto reductase, protein MQIRMLGRSGLAVSELCLGTMTFGNTTNVQDSTRMIHQFREQGGNFLDTANVYVSGRSEEIVGQAIKDYRSEVVLATKVRMTTSDHPNGAGISRKHIMQSVEESLRRLQTDYIDLYQVHVWDHLTPIEETLRALDDLVTSGKVRYIGCSNFLAWQLMKSLACSDANRYVRFISIQPQYSLVSREMDREVMSLCLEENVGVIPWAPLGGGFLTGRYTREEPASGRLTSKAGESSWALRGTERNFAILDAVRAAAKELDKSPAQIALAWLLQKKGVTSPIFGASTLEQFADNMGAIGWTMPAEVWNQLDEVSALPSEYPNRFIDKFARPI, encoded by the coding sequence ATGCAGATCAGAATGTTAGGACGCAGCGGGCTTGCCGTCTCGGAGTTGTGTCTGGGGACGATGACATTTGGAAATACGACCAATGTGCAGGATTCGACACGGATGATCCATCAGTTTAGGGAGCAGGGCGGTAACTTTCTCGATACCGCCAATGTATATGTGTCCGGGCGTTCAGAAGAAATTGTCGGACAAGCGATCAAGGACTATCGGTCCGAGGTGGTCCTGGCCACGAAGGTAAGGATGACAACTTCCGATCATCCCAATGGAGCGGGGATCTCCCGTAAACATATTATGCAAAGCGTAGAAGAAAGCTTGCGGCGTCTACAGACGGATTACATTGACTTATATCAGGTGCATGTGTGGGACCATCTGACTCCGATCGAGGAGACGCTCCGCGCACTGGATGATCTGGTTACTTCGGGCAAAGTACGATATATCGGATGTTCCAATTTCTTGGCTTGGCAGCTGATGAAATCCTTGGCTTGCAGCGATGCTAACCGTTACGTGCGTTTTATTTCCATTCAACCTCAATACAGTCTTGTAAGCAGGGAAATGGATCGGGAAGTGATGTCCTTGTGTCTCGAAGAGAACGTTGGGGTTATCCCTTGGGCTCCGCTCGGAGGAGGGTTTCTTACCGGGCGCTACACTAGAGAAGAACCTGCGTCCGGGCGCTTAACATCCAAGGCGGGTGAGAGCTCTTGGGCGTTAAGAGGCACAGAACGAAATTTCGCCATATTGGACGCGGTTCGTGCTGCCGCCAAGGAATTGGACAAATCACCGGCACAGATTGCGCTTGCATGGCTTCTACAGAAGAAGGGAGTAACATCCCCGATATTTGGAGCCAGCACGCTCGAGCAGTTTGCGGATAATATGGGGGCTATCGGATGGACGATGCCTGCCGAAGTCTGGAATCAGCTGGACGAAGTAAGCGCGCTTCCTTCCGAGTACCCGAATCGGTTCATCGACAAATTTGCCCGGCCCATTTAA